In a genomic window of Virgibacillus sp. SK37:
- a CDS encoding ABC transporter ATP-binding protein gives MGIVDVNNLTKQFGKFTALDGVDLTVNEGEVFGFIGPNGAGKSTTIRVLLGIIKATAGQVEIFGKDAWKDAVDIHKRIAYVPGDVNLWPNLTGGEVIDLFLRLRGGNNKNKREELIEMFDLDPSKKCRTYSKGNRQKVALVAAFSSEADLYILDEPTSGLDPLMEQVFQQCVGRVKEEGKSVLLSSHILSEVEKLCDRIGIIRQGKMIETGTLNELRHLTRTHLLVETKQPMKELEELTGVHALKEMEQGLSFQVDTEHLDAVMKYISQFGVLKLESAPPTLEDLFMRHYDNNDSIKAGGAS, from the coding sequence ATGGGTATCGTTGATGTAAACAATTTAACGAAGCAATTTGGGAAGTTTACAGCCTTAGATGGGGTAGATTTAACAGTAAACGAAGGTGAAGTGTTTGGTTTTATAGGTCCTAATGGTGCTGGAAAATCAACAACCATTCGGGTGCTCCTTGGTATCATAAAAGCTACTGCAGGTCAGGTGGAGATATTCGGGAAAGATGCCTGGAAGGATGCTGTGGATATACATAAGCGCATTGCTTATGTACCTGGTGATGTAAACTTATGGCCGAATTTAACCGGTGGGGAAGTTATTGATCTGTTTCTCCGTTTAAGAGGTGGAAATAACAAAAATAAACGAGAGGAACTGATCGAGATGTTTGATTTAGATCCTTCCAAAAAGTGCCGTACGTATTCCAAAGGGAACAGGCAGAAAGTGGCACTTGTGGCTGCTTTTTCTTCGGAAGCGGATTTGTATATTCTCGATGAGCCTACCTCTGGACTGGATCCGTTGATGGAGCAGGTTTTTCAGCAATGTGTAGGAAGGGTGAAGGAAGAAGGTAAGAGTGTTCTGCTTTCGAGTCATATTTTATCCGAGGTGGAGAAGCTATGTGATCGTATTGGCATCATTCGTCAAGGTAAAATGATTGAAACAGGAACATTAAATGAACTGAGGCATTTAACGCGCACACATTTACTTGTGGAGACGAAGCAACCTATGAAAGAGCTAGAAGAGTTGACTGGGGTTCATGCCTTGAAAGAAATGGAACAGGGTCTTTCCTTTCAGGTTGATACAGAACATCTGGATGCAGTCATGAAATATATTAGTCAGTTCGGCGTGTTAAAGTTGGAAAGCGCACCACCAACATTGGAAGATTTGTTTATGCGGCACTACGACAATAACGATAGCATAAAGGCGGGAGGTGCTTCCTGA
- a CDS encoding ABC transporter permease produces MERSLAKNTGSLLRFIGRQDRMRIPLWLLGISFFTLIVPVAFKDMYPTQQERDVMAKTMENPAMTAMVGTGNLDHYTIGAMTAHQMLLLTAVVVGLMSILLLTRHTRGDEEEGRSELIHSLPVGRLANLQAACIVVIGTNVLLALIIGFGLYALGIESMNLEGSLLYGAILGGTGIVFTGMTALFSQLSENSRSVIGYSIALLITAYLVRAVGDVSNEALAWFSPLGWVTQAEVYATNNWWLVILMLGTAILLFLIAAFLNLIRDLEAGFLPSRPGKETASPVLQRPIGLALKLQRTGTIAWAVGLFVIGVSYGSVLGDLETFFEGNEMLENMLVDKAGYSMTEQFIPMLLMVMAILATVPPVMAIGKLLGEEKKNRVDHLLSKAVSRSRLLGSYLIIAIINGFIMLSLAAVGLWAAGTAVMDDAFSFWSIYSAAIVYYPAMLVMIGVVVFLIGVLPKLASIIWIYIVYSFFVLYLGGLFDLPEWVGKLSPFGYIPQLPVEEMEWLPVSLLLLTTIILMVVGFIGYNKRDIG; encoded by the coding sequence ATGGAACGATCTCTTGCGAAAAATACGGGTTCTTTACTTCGATTTATAGGAAGACAAGATCGAATGCGTATTCCTTTATGGCTTCTAGGTATTTCTTTCTTTACTCTTATAGTTCCTGTGGCCTTTAAAGATATGTATCCGACACAGCAGGAAAGGGATGTCATGGCTAAAACAATGGAAAACCCCGCTATGACGGCAATGGTCGGTACTGGAAATCTTGATCACTACACGATTGGTGCTATGACCGCACATCAAATGTTACTCTTAACGGCGGTGGTCGTAGGTCTGATGAGCATTCTCCTGCTGACCAGGCATACGCGCGGAGATGAGGAAGAAGGACGTAGTGAATTAATTCATTCCTTACCCGTAGGGCGACTTGCGAATCTTCAGGCGGCATGTATCGTAGTAATTGGCACAAACGTGTTGCTTGCTCTTATTATAGGATTTGGTTTATACGCTTTAGGAATCGAAAGCATGAATTTGGAAGGTTCTTTGTTATATGGAGCCATTCTCGGAGGAACGGGGATTGTTTTTACAGGAATGACAGCGCTATTTTCTCAGCTTTCCGAGAACTCCCGAAGTGTAATTGGATATTCTATTGCACTGCTAATTACCGCTTATTTGGTTAGAGCTGTAGGTGATGTAAGCAATGAGGCATTGGCATGGTTTTCCCCTTTGGGATGGGTCACCCAGGCAGAAGTATATGCAACAAATAACTGGTGGCTCGTTATACTAATGCTAGGAACCGCAATTCTGCTCTTTTTGATCGCAGCCTTTTTAAATCTTATAAGAGATCTGGAGGCAGGGTTTTTACCTTCAAGACCTGGAAAAGAAACAGCGTCACCTGTTTTACAACGTCCCATTGGGCTAGCTCTAAAGCTACAGCGTACAGGGACGATTGCATGGGCAGTTGGTTTATTTGTCATAGGAGTTTCGTACGGATCTGTGTTAGGAGATTTGGAAACGTTTTTTGAAGGTAATGAAATGCTGGAAAATATGCTGGTGGATAAGGCAGGATATTCAATGACAGAGCAATTTATCCCAATGCTCCTGATGGTAATGGCTATTCTGGCGACAGTTCCCCCAGTGATGGCGATAGGTAAATTACTAGGCGAGGAAAAGAAAAATCGAGTGGATCATTTGTTAAGCAAAGCAGTTTCCCGCTCAAGGTTACTTGGCAGTTACTTGATTATTGCAATTATAAACGGCTTTATTATGCTTTCCTTAGCTGCGGTTGGCCTTTGGGCTGCTGGCACAGCTGTGATGGATGATGCGTTTTCATTTTGGTCTATATATTCAGCAGCAATAGTATATTATCCGGCAATGCTCGTCATGATTGGGGTAGTGGTTTTTCTAATTGGAGTACTTCCTAAGCTCGCAAGCATAATATGGATATATATCGTTTATTCTTTTTTCGTGCTTTATTTAGGTGGATTATTTGATTTGCCTGAATGGGTTGGCAAACTCTCTCCATTTGGATATATCCCGCAATTGCCAGTAGAAGAAATGGAGTGGCTGCCTGTTAGCCTGCTGCTACTAACTACTATCATTTTAATGGTTGTAGGGTTTATTGGTTACAACAAAAGAGATATAGGATAA
- a CDS encoding EcsC family protein, with product MGAYERQVYKEIQEWRSKVLKRSGLFNQLSKKAQTKVNSYIPEKAHTVISDSIKKMIKAILVGSDITTKKRQPYDVSLYARDKLLKEKLASYRKTAVVEGAGTGAGGIFLGLADFPLLLSIKMKFLFEAAAIYGYDTKVYEERLFLLHIFQLAFSSDEMRKETFNVLENWEREKDRLADMDWRVFQQEYRDHIDLVKLLQLVPGFGAIIGAYANHSLLDKLGETAMNAYRMRYIKDLTLS from the coding sequence GTGGGTGCATATGAAAGACAGGTATACAAAGAAATACAGGAGTGGAGAAGCAAGGTACTGAAGCGCTCCGGCCTGTTTAATCAATTATCGAAGAAAGCTCAAACCAAGGTAAATAGCTATATTCCGGAGAAGGCGCATACAGTAATATCAGATAGTATTAAAAAGATGATAAAAGCAATTTTGGTTGGTTCCGATATTACAACAAAAAAGCGGCAGCCTTACGATGTAAGCCTTTATGCCAGAGATAAACTTTTAAAAGAAAAATTGGCATCCTATCGTAAAACAGCAGTGGTGGAAGGAGCTGGAACAGGAGCAGGTGGTATTTTTCTGGGGCTGGCGGATTTCCCGTTACTATTATCTATTAAAATGAAGTTTTTATTCGAAGCGGCCGCCATTTATGGATACGATACTAAAGTTTATGAGGAGCGCTTATTTCTTCTTCATATTTTCCAGCTTGCCTTTTCAAGTGATGAAATGCGTAAAGAAACATTTAATGTACTGGAAAATTGGGAAAGAGAGAAGGACCGTCTTGCTGATATGGATTGGAGAGTCTTTCAACAGGAGTACCGTGACCATATCGATTTAGTAAAATTACTTCAATTAGTCCCGGGATTTGGTGCTATTATAGGTGCATACGCCAACCATAGCCTGTTAGATAAGCTGGGGGAAACAGCAATGAATGCATACCGCATGCGTTATATAAAGGACTTGACCTTATCCTAG
- a CDS encoding molybdopterin oxidoreductase family protein, which yields MQRDKFFREIDNVTHPNETLVKTHCSYCGMQCGMNLRVDKSTNTIIGVEPRYDWPVTVGKMCPKGVTAYQQTNHKDRILKPLIRDDASLKGTDKGFREASWEEAYDLIAEKFGQLQNDYGKDSLSVFSGVSMTNEKCYLTGKFARVALGTRYIDYNGRFCMSSAAGGFLRTFGVDRGSTLPWTDIHETDCLFIAGSNTAECHPTSMFRIWAVQERGGYLIVADPRETPIARRADVHLDLRPGTDLALANGILHLLIKNNYTDREFIDNHTNGYEETKELVAEFTPEATSLITGVSVEKIERAAEIYGKAPNAIVMFARGIEQQHKGVDNVSAYCNMALITGKIGRPKSGVATFTGQGNGQGGREHGQKSDLLPGYRKITNPKHVEEVSKVWGIEPCDMPKPGVSAYEMFELMNEKEIRGLYLLCSNPAVSAPNLNVVRAGLKNLDFMVCSDFFLSESAEFADVILPSVTWSEDEGTVTNLEGRIIKINKAQEPIGESKPDWQIQVELAERLGKGKHFSHLKTARDVADEFRLASKGGNADYYGATWDKIDKQDGVFWPCKDGDDQGTPHMFLDKKFYHPDEKAKICALPYRPAAEEPCENYPLRLTTGRVVYHYLSGNQTRRIQFLKDMCPEPYVEVHPETAAKYNIKHDEHVLLFTRRGKAEYKVKITEAIREDTVFVPYHFGHDQSINLLTIAALDPISKMPEFKACAAQIEKLEAKKVQ from the coding sequence ATGCAAAGGGATAAATTTTTCCGTGAAATAGATAATGTTACACATCCAAATGAAACATTGGTAAAAACTCATTGCAGTTACTGTGGGATGCAATGTGGGATGAACTTACGAGTAGATAAATCAACAAATACAATTATTGGCGTGGAACCACGCTATGACTGGCCGGTTACGGTTGGGAAGATGTGTCCAAAGGGAGTAACTGCATATCAGCAGACAAATCATAAGGATCGGATTTTAAAACCATTAATTCGTGATGATGCTTCCTTAAAAGGAACTGACAAAGGCTTTAGAGAAGCAAGCTGGGAAGAGGCATATGACCTCATTGCTGAAAAGTTCGGTCAGCTTCAAAATGATTATGGAAAAGATAGTCTATCTGTATTTAGCGGTGTGTCCATGACAAATGAAAAATGTTATTTGACAGGGAAATTTGCAAGGGTAGCACTTGGGACAAGATACATTGACTACAATGGACGTTTCTGTATGTCCAGTGCAGCAGGTGGATTCCTAAGAACTTTTGGAGTAGATCGGGGATCAACACTACCTTGGACAGATATTCACGAAACAGATTGCTTATTTATAGCGGGAAGCAATACAGCTGAATGTCATCCAACTTCTATGTTCCGTATTTGGGCAGTGCAAGAAAGAGGCGGCTATCTGATCGTAGCTGATCCAAGAGAAACACCTATCGCGAGAAGAGCAGATGTGCATTTAGACCTTCGTCCAGGGACGGACCTTGCATTAGCTAACGGAATTCTCCATTTATTAATTAAAAATAATTATACAGATCGTGAATTTATTGATAACCATACAAATGGTTATGAAGAAACAAAAGAATTGGTTGCTGAATTTACACCAGAAGCAACAAGTCTAATTACTGGTGTATCCGTAGAAAAAATTGAGAGAGCAGCAGAAATATACGGTAAAGCACCGAATGCTATCGTCATGTTTGCAAGAGGGATTGAGCAGCAGCATAAAGGTGTAGACAATGTATCTGCTTATTGCAATATGGCATTAATCACTGGTAAAATCGGCCGGCCGAAATCCGGTGTAGCTACATTCACCGGGCAGGGAAATGGCCAGGGTGGAAGAGAACATGGTCAGAAGTCTGATCTTTTGCCAGGTTATCGTAAAATAACAAATCCAAAGCACGTGGAAGAAGTATCTAAAGTTTGGGGCATTGAGCCATGTGATATGCCTAAGCCAGGAGTATCAGCATATGAGATGTTTGAGTTAATGAATGAAAAAGAAATACGTGGACTATACTTGCTTTGTTCAAATCCAGCAGTTTCTGCTCCCAATTTGAATGTTGTCCGTGCAGGTCTAAAGAACTTGGACTTCATGGTATGCTCTGATTTCTTTTTATCAGAGTCTGCCGAGTTTGCTGACGTGATCCTGCCATCTGTTACATGGTCAGAAGATGAAGGCACTGTAACGAACCTGGAAGGTAGAATTATTAAGATTAATAAAGCACAGGAACCAATTGGCGAGTCTAAGCCTGATTGGCAAATACAAGTAGAGCTTGCAGAGCGTTTAGGAAAAGGTAAACATTTTTCTCATTTAAAAACAGCCAGAGATGTGGCGGACGAATTCCGTTTGGCATCTAAAGGCGGTAATGCAGATTACTATGGAGCAACATGGGATAAGATTGACAAGCAGGACGGGGTATTTTGGCCATGTAAGGATGGGGATGATCAAGGAACACCACATATGTTCCTTGATAAAAAGTTCTACCATCCAGATGAAAAAGCAAAAATATGTGCTCTCCCTTACAGACCAGCAGCAGAAGAGCCTTGTGAAAACTACCCATTACGTTTAACAACAGGCCGGGTTGTATATCATTACTTATCAGGAAACCAGACAAGAAGAATTCAGTTTTTAAAAGATATGTGCCCGGAGCCGTATGTAGAGGTACATCCTGAAACTGCTGCGAAATATAATATTAAGCATGATGAGCATGTTCTTCTCTTTACCAGAAGAGGAAAGGCTGAATACAAAGTGAAAATTACCGAAGCCATTCGTGAGGATACAGTCTTTGTTCCGTACCACTTTGGACATGATCAATCTATTAATCTGTTAACAATAGCAGCACTTGATCCTATCTCTAAAATGCCTGAATTCAAAGCATGTGCTGCGCAAATAGAAAAACTAGAAGCAAAGAAGGTGCAGTAA
- a CDS encoding 4Fe-4S dicluster domain-containing protein, with product MTADKTKKRLYIELENCIGCRSCLAACTQCGGHEQRNRNYVYDVNPLVNRQTMPLMCLHCVDPACARSCPAQAIQIHETGAVLSALVEKCIGCQNCTIACPYGIPKFDEEENLMYKCDLCIDRTKDGIPPMCASVCPSNTLQWLTEEEIEQKQRQHDLGNDKWVTSMPYLEGETNVKVNLPGILQGTTKLF from the coding sequence ATGACAGCAGATAAGACGAAAAAGAGGTTATATATCGAACTGGAGAATTGTATTGGTTGTCGATCTTGTTTGGCTGCATGTACGCAATGTGGTGGACATGAGCAACGAAACAGAAACTATGTGTATGATGTAAACCCATTGGTGAATCGTCAGACAATGCCACTGATGTGCCTGCACTGTGTTGATCCTGCCTGTGCGAGGAGCTGTCCGGCACAGGCCATCCAAATCCATGAAACAGGAGCTGTGCTATCAGCGCTTGTAGAAAAATGTATTGGTTGTCAGAACTGCACCATTGCTTGTCCGTACGGAATTCCTAAGTTTGATGAAGAAGAAAATCTAATGTATAAATGTGATTTATGTATTGATCGGACAAAGGACGGAATCCCGCCAATGTGTGCAAGTGTATGTCCTTCCAATACGTTGCAATGGCTGACAGAAGAAGAGATTGAACAAAAGCAACGTCAACATGATCTTGGTAATGATAAGTGGGTAACAAGCATGCCTTATCTTGAAGGAGAAACAAACGTAAAGGTTAATTTGCCAGGTATTTTGCAAGGAACAACAAAACTCTTTTAG
- a CDS encoding Rieske (2Fe-2S) protein: protein MAEKKNTVRVEDDNYTHNIDRNNERALDRRGFMKTLVGAAGVFAVSSLPWGTIAAKELMGLADKEYPEHKIADIKDVKVGDSVEFHYPSEHDSAVLIRLGENEFVAYQNACTHLRCPVYWVKDQQEMVCPCHHGKFDVKTGAPTAGPPRRPLPEIIVKTKQGSVFAVRVKRYEA from the coding sequence ATGGCTGAAAAGAAGAATACAGTGCGAGTAGAAGACGATAATTATACGCATAATATAGACAGAAATAATGAGAGAGCTTTGGATAGAAGAGGTTTTATGAAGACATTGGTCGGAGCGGCAGGAGTTTTTGCTGTTTCCTCCCTGCCGTGGGGAACGATTGCAGCAAAAGAATTAATGGGATTAGCTGACAAAGAATATCCAGAGCATAAAATTGCTGATATAAAAGATGTCAAAGTAGGCGATTCAGTAGAATTTCACTATCCGAGCGAGCATGATAGTGCTGTGCTTATTCGGTTGGGTGAAAATGAATTTGTCGCATATCAAAATGCTTGTACCCACCTCAGATGTCCTGTTTATTGGGTGAAAGATCAGCAAGAAATGGTGTGCCCGTGTCATCATGGTAAATTTGATGTGAAAACTGGTGCTCCAACTGCTGGACCTCCAAGACGTCCGCTTCCGGAAATCATTGTTAAAACTAAACAAGGCTCTGTTTTTGCAGTAAGGGTGAAACGTTATGAAGCGTAG
- a CDS encoding nitrate/nitrite transporter → MFKKVQLPLQTTNLIVGFMVWVILSSLLTFIMEDINITPQQASWVTAVPVILGSVLRVPMGYLTNVFGARKLFMISFILLLFPVYYISIANSFMDLIIGGLFIGIGGAVFSVGVTSLPKYYAKEKHGFVNGIYGAGNIGTAITAFAAPVIAGQIGWSLTVQLYMVLLAIFVVANFFLGDKKEEMKVKASLIEQIKGVYRDEKLWLFSLFYFITFGSFVAFTVYLPNFLVNNFGLDSVDAGVRTAGFIALTTFLRPLGGWLADRFKPFVILMYVFGIFTIAALILSFAPSIGLYTVGTLAIAIAGGIGNGVIFKLVPMYFNKQAGIANGIVAAMGGLGGFFPPLMLTTLYSVTGHYAIGFMALSQVALASLILVIWMYFNKRLALSDEILNTTPLGMMVTNKKGKIIKINPAFTELTGYSEEEAIGNNPNMLSSDKHTNDFYDNMWDNLNRHGFWQGEIWNKRKNGEFYLEFLTINALRDDAGEVTQYAGVFSDITDKG, encoded by the coding sequence ATGTTTAAAAAGGTCCAGCTTCCATTACAAACAACCAACCTGATTGTCGGTTTTATGGTGTGGGTTATATTATCCTCTTTGTTAACATTTATTATGGAGGATATTAATATTACACCACAGCAGGCCTCTTGGGTGACGGCGGTCCCTGTAATTCTTGGTTCTGTTCTCCGTGTTCCAATGGGATATCTTACTAACGTATTTGGAGCAAGAAAACTGTTCATGATCAGTTTTATTTTACTCTTATTCCCGGTTTATTACATTAGTATCGCAAATAGTTTCATGGATCTAATTATTGGAGGCTTATTTATAGGTATTGGAGGAGCGGTGTTTTCTGTCGGAGTAACCTCCCTACCAAAGTATTATGCCAAAGAAAAGCACGGATTTGTAAATGGTATCTATGGTGCTGGGAATATTGGTACAGCTATAACAGCCTTCGCAGCACCAGTTATTGCAGGGCAAATTGGCTGGTCATTAACTGTGCAGCTTTATATGGTTCTTTTGGCAATCTTTGTTGTTGCAAACTTCTTTCTCGGGGATAAAAAAGAAGAAATGAAAGTAAAGGCTTCCCTTATAGAGCAGATTAAGGGGGTTTACCGTGATGAAAAGCTATGGTTGTTCAGTTTGTTCTATTTCATCACATTTGGATCGTTTGTTGCTTTCACTGTTTATTTACCAAACTTCTTAGTTAATAATTTTGGTTTGGATTCGGTAGACGCAGGAGTTCGTACAGCTGGGTTTATTGCCTTAACTACTTTTCTCCGTCCATTGGGAGGTTGGCTAGCAGATCGCTTTAAGCCATTTGTTATTTTAATGTACGTGTTTGGGATCTTTACAATAGCAGCCTTAATTCTATCCTTTGCTCCATCCATTGGATTATATACAGTTGGAACACTAGCTATCGCCATTGCTGGTGGAATAGGTAATGGGGTCATCTTCAAACTCGTTCCAATGTATTTTAATAAACAAGCAGGAATTGCTAATGGTATTGTTGCAGCAATGGGAGGGCTTGGAGGCTTTTTCCCTCCATTAATGCTAACCACTTTGTATAGTGTAACCGGCCATTACGCCATTGGCTTTATGGCTTTATCTCAGGTAGCGCTTGCTAGTCTGATTCTCGTTATTTGGATGTACTTTAATAAAAGATTAGCCTTATCAGATGAAATTTTAAATACTACGCCACTTGGAATGATGGTAACAAATAAAAAAGGAAAAATAATTAAAATTAACCCTGCTTTTACGGAGCTTACAGGCTACAGTGAAGAAGAGGCAATTGGCAACAATCCAAATATGCTTAGTTCCGATAAGCATACAAATGACTTCTATGATAACATGTGGGATAATTTAAACAGGCATGGATTTTGGCAAGGGGAAATTTGGAACAAACGCAAAAATGGAGAGTTCTATTTAGAGTTCTTAACTATAAATGCTCTTCGGGATGATGCAGGAGAGGTTACACAATATGCAGGTGTGTTTAGTGATATAACGGATAAAGGGTAA
- a CDS encoding sensor histidine kinase yields the protein MIELREDFHVTNYMNQVQEEEMKRIANELHEGPGQQLFSVATGLEFLQSSIQEPGMREYAKELNQLLRRTIEEIRFISAELYPITLGKLGLEAALRSFFTLYTSTFGVVVHMNRSGERIELSENLSLAIFRCCQEALINIAAYAEVDEADVYFTWEKKSLKIDIRDKGKGFDKEAAIANHRMKGVAAMEQRMKQVGGEFSITSELAQGTTVTLLLPIQEGGMER from the coding sequence ATGATTGAGTTGAGAGAAGATTTTCATGTTACTAATTATATGAATCAAGTACAGGAAGAAGAGATGAAGCGGATTGCTAATGAATTACATGAGGGGCCAGGGCAGCAGCTTTTCAGTGTAGCGACAGGTTTAGAGTTTCTGCAATCAAGCATACAAGAACCTGGTATGCGTGAGTATGCAAAGGAGCTAAATCAATTATTAAGGCGTACCATAGAAGAAATCAGGTTTATTTCCGCAGAGCTATATCCGATTACATTAGGGAAATTGGGACTTGAAGCTGCTTTGAGAAGTTTTTTTACTTTGTATACGTCCACGTTTGGAGTGGTTGTTCATATGAATCGTTCGGGTGAAAGAATAGAATTATCGGAGAATCTTAGTCTGGCTATTTTTCGATGTTGCCAGGAAGCCTTGATTAACATTGCAGCATATGCAGAGGTGGATGAAGCCGATGTTTATTTTACATGGGAAAAGAAATCATTGAAAATAGATATTAGAGATAAAGGCAAAGGATTTGATAAAGAAGCGGCTATCGCCAACCATCGTATGAAGGGAGTGGCTGCTATGGAGCAACGGATGAAGCAGGTTGGAGGGGAATTTAGCATTACCTCTGAACTTGCACAAGGGACTACCGTTACCCTGCTCCTGCCGATTCAAGAGGGAGGAATGGAACGATGA
- a CDS encoding response regulator transcription factor gives MIRILLVDDHAVVRMGLKVMLNDVPEMEVVGEASEGNEGIEKALEEKPDIVLMDLSMPHGKDGLSATSELKKQLPDTAILILTMHDDEEYLFRAIQAGASGCVLKSAPHQELIEAIKSVCAGNAYLHPSATKRLMDEYIGNLKQDGQENYQLLSDREKEVLTLIAKGYSNKEIGEKLVISVKTVEAHKSNLMEKLQMKTRPELVSYALKKGLLGYGI, from the coding sequence ATGATTCGAATACTATTGGTAGATGATCATGCTGTAGTTAGAATGGGGCTTAAAGTTATGTTAAATGATGTGCCTGAAATGGAGGTTGTAGGCGAGGCTTCCGAGGGAAACGAAGGCATAGAGAAAGCGTTGGAAGAAAAGCCTGATATTGTGCTGATGGATTTAAGTATGCCACATGGAAAGGATGGCTTGTCAGCTACCTCTGAGCTGAAAAAGCAACTTCCTGATACAGCCATATTAATTCTTACCATGCATGATGATGAAGAGTATCTGTTTCGGGCTATTCAGGCAGGCGCTTCTGGATGTGTCTTAAAAAGCGCTCCACATCAAGAACTAATTGAAGCAATTAAATCCGTATGTGCAGGAAATGCTTATCTGCATCCATCTGCTACAAAGCGGCTTATGGATGAATATATAGGGAATCTGAAACAGGATGGACAGGAAAACTATCAATTGTTATCTGATAGAGAAAAAGAAGTTTTAACCCTAATTGCGAAAGGCTACTCGAATAAAGAGATTGGTGAAAAATTAGTTATCAGTGTTAAGACTGTGGAAGCGCACAAAAGTAATTTAATGGAAAAACTACAGATGAAAACAAGACCGGAGCTCGTTTCATACGCATTGAAAAAAGGGTTGTTAGGCTATGGCATTTAA